The Gloeomargarita sp. SKYB120 sequence GTAACCTCAATCTCCAAACGTGTGGCCTATGTGCCTGGGATCAGCCTATGGTTTCCCCCTTTGTACTGGCGTTGTTTATCTTTGTCCTGGCAGCATTTGCTGGGTTTGAGGTGATTAACAAAGTGCCACCGACGCTCCACACCCCGCTCATGTCTGGTTCCAATGCGATTTCGGGAATTGCCGTGGTGGGAGCGATTCTGCTGGCAGGTCATGCAGACGATGGACTGAGCCAAGTGTTGGGCATTCTAGCCATTGCGCTGGCGACTGTGAACGTAGTGGGGGGATTCCTGGTCACCGACCGGATGTTGCAAATGTTCAGGAGATAAATAACTGTTGTCCGTTGTAAGTGGGACGCTGCCTATGGATGTCGCTGCCTTATTGCCGACTGTGATTGAATTGACCTATCTAGTAGCTGTTTCCCTCTTCATTGTGGGGATTAAAAAATTAGGTTCGCCGGCGACGGCACGGATGGGCAATCGCTGGGCGGCGCTGGGGATGCTGCTGGCAATAGCGGCGACATTACTGCAACAGGGAATTTTGCACTACAACCATATTCTGCTGGGACTGCTGGTTGGGTCAGTGGTGGGTGCTTGGTTGGCCTATCGAGTGGAAATGACCGCCATGCCCCAGATGGTTGGCCTGCTGAATGGTCTCGGCGGCGCAGCGTCGGT is a genomic window containing:
- a CDS encoding NAD(P) transhydrogenase subunit alpha — encoded protein: MVSPFVLALFIFVLAAFAGFEVINKVPPTLHTPLMSGSNAISGIAVVGAILLAGHADDGLSQVLGILAIALATVNVVGGFLVTDRMLQMFRR